Proteins encoded within one genomic window of Granulicella pectinivorans:
- a CDS encoding response regulator transcription factor — translation MPLKNERKSKVLVIEDDAGIRESLFATLGALGFAVGEASNGEEGLTRLRMVDYDAVLLDINMPGMGGKETCRRIFQNYPQLPIIMLTVRNEEQDIVEALDAGACDYVTKPFQMGELTARLRAAMRRTQPSTPKPQTVLAIGEIVLDEDSRRVTRGAEEVHLTPKEYETLRFLMERAGRPVRHDTLLQSVWGPVYGNEREYLRVIVNQLRRKLEDDPTQPAYILTENHIGYRFRAE, via the coding sequence ATGCCGCTGAAGAACGAACGCAAGAGCAAGGTACTCGTCATTGAAGATGACGCCGGCATCCGCGAGAGCCTCTTCGCCACCCTCGGTGCGCTCGGCTTTGCGGTCGGCGAAGCAAGCAACGGCGAGGAGGGTCTCACGCGTCTCCGCATGGTCGACTACGACGCCGTTCTGCTCGACATCAACATGCCCGGCATGGGCGGCAAGGAGACCTGTCGCAGAATCTTCCAGAACTATCCTCAACTTCCCATCATCATGCTGACCGTGCGCAACGAGGAACAGGACATCGTGGAAGCGCTCGATGCCGGAGCATGCGACTACGTCACCAAACCCTTCCAGATGGGCGAACTCACGGCAAGGCTGCGTGCCGCCATGCGCCGCACCCAGCCTTCCACGCCCAAGCCGCAGACCGTTCTTGCGATCGGCGAAATCGTTCTCGATGAGGATAGCCGCCGTGTCACCCGAGGCGCCGAGGAGGTCCATCTCACGCCGAAAGAATATGAGACGCTCCGCTTCCTCATGGAGCGCGCCGGCCGCCCCGTGCGTCACGACACCCTCCTGCAATCCGTATGGGGACCCGTCTATGGCAACGAGCGTGAGTACCTGCGCGTCATCGTCAACCAGTTACGCAGAAAGCTCGAAGACGATCCCACGCAACCCGCTTACATCCTCACCGAAAACCACATCGGCTATCGCTTTCGCGCGGAGTAG